Proteins from a single region of Anaerolineales bacterium:
- a CDS encoding Lrp/AsnC family transcriptional regulator, which yields MYEIDNTDIKIINLLMEDGRMPASELARRIGNISERVIRYRIDRIIQEGYIQISAINNPKSLGYSVTADVFLEVESNHILEVAKKAAEFECVSYVACSIGENDISVQVLGHDTNEVYQFVTDVIGKIPGVRKTTTSIVPLVLKDVYQWRIPKSACTSQKLIDNLAIEERDDERDTI from the coding sequence ATGTACGAAATAGACAATACTGATATTAAGATCATTAATTTGCTTATGGAGGATGGCCGTATGCCAGCCTCTGAGCTGGCAAGGCGTATCGGCAATATCTCTGAACGCGTCATACGTTATCGAATTGATCGCATCATTCAAGAGGGGTACATACAAATCAGCGCGATTAATAATCCAAAATCATTGGGATATTCGGTAACTGCTGATGTGTTCCTAGAAGTTGAATCAAATCATATCCTTGAAGTCGCTAAAAAAGCAGCTGAATTTGAATGCGTAAGTTATGTAGCCTGTTCAATAGGGGAAAATGATATCAGTGTACAGGTACTTGGGCATGATACCAATGAGGTATATCAATTTGTAACGGATGTAATCGGCAAGATCCCGGGTGTGCGCAAGACGACGACATCCATTGTGCCTTTAGTGCTAAAAGATGTATACCAATGGCGGATTCCTAAATCAGCCTGTACTTCACAAAAGTTGATAGATAATCTGGCGATTGAGGAGAGAGATGATGAGCGAGACACGATCTAA
- a CDS encoding aspartate aminotransferase family protein (converts (S)-4-amino-5-oxopentanoate to 5-aminolevulinate) encodes MMSETRSKSKLLQERAFKSIPLGVNSNFRYWGEGITPYLERAKGAYLWDVDGNRYIDYRLAFGPIILGHAYDEVNSLVHAEIDRAVLGAMTCELEVKVAEMIIDMCPCVEMVRLACSGTEATMHALRIARAYTGREKVIKFEGMYHGFHDYTLFSTYAPAEAYGNINNPIPIPSSSGIPKPLNDLITTVPFNNFEVLEKVLRRVGYEVAAIIAEPCMGNCASIEPAPKFLDFIREKCNEYGIVFILDEVKTGFRIARGGAQEYYQLMPDMATYAKALGNGFPVAAFGGKKEIMSIIGKGVAQGGTYNNNKAGVAAAYATLKLLKEEPILETIEQRGEKLMQGFKDIFERAQIPACINGYPAMHSFAVGTEKVVAQRDWQETERDYYLRLVEYAIERGVMPDHDPREPWFLCYSHTDQDIDETLNVMSDAVRDVKR; translated from the coding sequence ATGATGAGCGAGACACGATCTAAAAGCAAGCTGCTTCAAGAGAGGGCATTCAAATCTATCCCGTTAGGTGTAAATTCAAATTTTCGATATTGGGGCGAAGGGATCACCCCTTACCTGGAGCGCGCCAAGGGGGCATATCTATGGGATGTGGATGGAAATCGATACATTGATTACCGGCTGGCATTCGGGCCTATTATTCTGGGGCACGCCTACGACGAAGTAAATAGCTTGGTGCACGCCGAGATCGATCGGGCAGTCTTAGGTGCCATGACCTGTGAGCTTGAAGTAAAAGTTGCAGAAATGATCATCGATATGTGCCCTTGTGTTGAGATGGTCAGGTTAGCATGCTCCGGCACAGAAGCCACCATGCATGCCCTACGGATCGCCCGGGCTTACACGGGACGAGAGAAAGTGATAAAGTTCGAAGGTATGTATCATGGCTTTCATGATTACACGCTCTTTTCTACCTATGCTCCGGCAGAAGCATACGGAAACATAAACAACCCGATTCCCATCCCTTCGAGTTCAGGCATTCCAAAACCTTTGAACGACCTGATCACGACGGTTCCATTCAACAATTTTGAAGTATTAGAGAAGGTATTGCGCAGAGTCGGCTATGAAGTAGCTGCGATCATCGCTGAACCTTGCATGGGCAATTGTGCCTCGATTGAGCCAGCCCCTAAGTTCCTTGATTTCATACGCGAGAAATGTAATGAATACGGGATCGTTTTTATCCTCGACGAAGTGAAGACAGGCTTCCGAATTGCTCGTGGTGGTGCCCAAGAATATTATCAGCTGATGCCAGATATGGCAACGTACGCCAAGGCACTTGGAAATGGCTTCCCAGTGGCAGCTTTTGGGGGTAAGAAAGAAATCATGAGCATCATCGGGAAAGGCGTAGCCCAGGGTGGGACCTATAACAACAATAAAGCTGGTGTGGCAGCCGCCTACGCAACTCTTAAACTCCTAAAAGAGGAACCCATCCTCGAAACAATAGAGCAGCGAGGGGAAAAATTAATGCAGGGGTTTAAGGACATCTTTGAGCGGGCACAAATACCTGCATGCATCAATGGATACCCAGCCATGCATTCATTTGCCGTAGGTACTGAAAAGGTCGTTGCCCAACGCGACTGGCAGGAAACTGAGCGGGATTATTACCTGCGCCTGGTTGAATACGCCATCGAACGCGGCGTGATGCCTGACCATGACCCACGTGAACCCTGGTTCTTATGCTATTCACATACCGACCAGGATATTGATGAGACACTGAACGTCATGTCGGATGCAGTCAGGGATGTAAAGCGGTAA
- a CDS encoding aspartate aminotransferase family protein: MSRNNTKLSTQEIVALNKEYTLFSWSVQSATNPIPIARAEGIYFWDNDGKRYYDFSSQLMNMNIGHQHPKVIKAIQEQAEKLCYAHPGMATEARGLLGEKIAEVAPGNLNKTFFCLGGAEANENAIKIARFFTGRHKIMARYRSYHGATHGAIALTGDYRRLPVEPALPGVVHFLDPFCYRCPFGWTIETCHKECISHVEEVISYEGPDKIAAIIMEGVTGSNGLIVPPEDYWPRVREICTKYGILLISDEVMSGWGRTGKWFAVDNWNVVPDIITTAKGITSGYVPLGAVIVSDPIAEYFNDKMFYCGLTYSGHPLACAAGIATIEVYKEDHLLENAVKVGKHLAKRLDHIKQHHASVGDVRHIGLFTAIEIVSDKKTKKPIDPLADTAKLLRDNGLFTFVFHNVVFVVPPLCINESQIDDGLAIVEKAIDVIDKNIK; encoded by the coding sequence ATGAGTAGAAACAATACCAAGCTTTCTACGCAAGAGATCGTAGCGCTTAATAAAGAGTACACACTATTTTCCTGGTCAGTACAATCTGCTACCAATCCCATACCCATTGCAAGGGCTGAGGGGATATATTTCTGGGATAATGACGGTAAACGATATTACGATTTCTCTTCGCAACTTATGAACATGAATATTGGTCACCAGCATCCCAAGGTGATCAAGGCGATACAGGAACAAGCTGAAAAGCTGTGCTATGCCCATCCAGGTATGGCAACCGAAGCGCGAGGATTGTTAGGCGAAAAGATTGCCGAGGTCGCACCAGGTAATTTGAACAAAACTTTCTTTTGCCTGGGCGGCGCGGAAGCGAATGAGAATGCCATCAAGATTGCCCGGTTCTTTACAGGGCGGCACAAGATCATGGCCCGTTATCGCTCGTACCACGGTGCCACGCATGGCGCAATCGCCCTGACCGGTGACTACCGGCGTTTACCCGTTGAGCCTGCTCTGCCCGGTGTGGTGCATTTTCTTGATCCATTCTGTTATCGCTGCCCATTCGGATGGACCATTGAGACCTGCCATAAAGAATGTATCTCTCATGTGGAGGAAGTGATCAGTTACGAAGGCCCGGATAAGATCGCGGCGATCATCATGGAAGGCGTAACTGGCTCAAATGGATTGATCGTCCCTCCGGAAGATTATTGGCCACGGGTGCGTGAGATTTGCACAAAATATGGCATCCTATTGATCTCGGATGAGGTAATGAGCGGTTGGGGCCGGACAGGAAAGTGGTTTGCGGTGGATAACTGGAACGTCGTCCCCGATATCATTACGACTGCCAAAGGCATCACTTCAGGTTACGTTCCATTGGGTGCCGTGATCGTGTCTGATCCGATCGCGGAATATTTTAACGACAAGATGTTTTACTGTGGATTAACCTACAGCGGGCATCCGCTGGCATGCGCTGCTGGAATTGCAACGATCGAAGTTTATAAAGAAGATCATCTATTGGAAAATGCTGTCAAGGTCGGGAAACACCTTGCAAAACGATTGGATCACATCAAGCAGCACCATGCAAGTGTGGGAGATGTGCGCCATATCGGATTATTCACCGCCATAGAAATTGTAAGTGATAAAAAGACTAAAAAACCGATTGATCCATTAGCCGATACCGCAAAATTATTGAGGGACAATGGCTTATTCACATTTGTGTTCCATAACGTTGTCTTTGTTGTGCCTCCGTTATGCATAAATGAATCGCAAATTGATGATGGTCTAGCTATTGTCGAAAAAGCTATCGATGTCATCGATAAAAACATCAAATAA
- a CDS encoding APC family permease, producing the protein MSQDMAFARKASGLVRGLSFWDAFGVGFMNQGLTPSMYVMISLGLGVYTGGNLILATIISAVLCGIGFSLVWGILGGSMPRSGGEYIYNSRIIHPLVGIAESFGNAFVWIMWIYVLAPWTADGLVMLFQFLGLQSLADVLQTPTSIFLLATLTSLIALLFVVFGMKVFAMVQKVVMVLAILGCIVILGVFTFTNHSEYVTAWNNTAAQYGSLNYDAFLSEARTTIEGAGNVLPTTWNWYDTFGVMVAGSWLFAYAYCITFIAGEVKRPDKTIILSNLAAVLVPAFFMLWLAIVLYNSVGFEFLSAASWVDNSGEALAGYTIPWSTNFVGLAVMVTQNAFAVFMMALSWILFNLWWVALSYLAFPRILFAWGMDRMGPKWFADIDYRWASPVKNHILCFILGEIGIALYAFRGNPMEGLSVTGMEIVSVFGITAIAAGIFPFSKRAKQIWDASPYKGWKVLGIPAVTIGAIVNLIYLGILFYFLIVMPDLEGLVLGSVILYVVIWALGIAWYFYWKSRNKQVGVDVSMTFGELPPD; encoded by the coding sequence ATGTCTCAAGACATGGCTTTTGCTCGAAAAGCAAGTGGACTTGTGAGGGGGCTGTCTTTTTGGGACGCATTCGGTGTTGGTTTCATGAACCAGGGGTTGACACCCAGCATGTATGTGATGATCAGCCTAGGTTTGGGGGTATACACTGGCGGGAACCTGATCCTAGCAACAATCATTTCAGCGGTTCTCTGTGGTATTGGGTTTTCTCTGGTTTGGGGCATCCTGGGTGGATCTATGCCCCGATCGGGTGGTGAATATATTTATAACTCACGCATTATTCACCCACTGGTTGGTATCGCAGAGTCTTTTGGAAATGCATTTGTTTGGATTATGTGGATCTATGTTCTAGCCCCATGGACAGCTGACGGCTTGGTAATGCTTTTCCAATTTTTAGGCCTTCAGTCTCTTGCGGATGTCCTTCAAACACCGACGAGTATATTTCTTCTAGCCACACTGACCAGTCTGATTGCTTTGCTATTTGTGGTATTTGGTATGAAAGTTTTTGCCATGGTACAGAAAGTGGTCATGGTTCTGGCTATTCTAGGCTGTATCGTCATATTAGGGGTGTTCACTTTTACCAATCATTCCGAATATGTCACAGCCTGGAATAATACCGCCGCACAATATGGATCATTAAATTATGATGCATTCCTCAGCGAAGCTCGAACGACTATTGAAGGCGCCGGAAATGTTCTTCCTACGACGTGGAATTGGTATGATACTTTCGGCGTGATGGTTGCTGGTTCATGGCTTTTTGCTTATGCTTATTGCATCACCTTCATCGCTGGGGAGGTAAAGCGACCGGATAAAACGATTATCCTATCCAACTTAGCCGCGGTTCTTGTGCCGGCATTCTTTATGTTGTGGTTGGCGATTGTTTTGTACAACTCGGTAGGATTTGAGTTTCTTTCTGCCGCATCATGGGTGGATAACAGCGGAGAAGCGTTAGCTGGCTATACCATCCCTTGGTCAACCAACTTTGTTGGCCTGGCGGTGATGGTCACCCAGAATGCATTTGCGGTATTCATGATGGCTCTCTCGTGGATATTGTTTAACTTGTGGTGGGTCGCGTTATCCTACCTGGCTTTCCCGAGAATCTTATTTGCCTGGGGCATGGACCGCATGGGACCGAAGTGGTTCGCTGACATTGACTATCGCTGGGCTTCACCGGTCAAAAACCACATTCTTTGCTTCATCCTGGGCGAGATAGGAATTGCTCTATATGCTTTCCGAGGCAACCCGATGGAGGGTCTGTCAGTAACCGGCATGGAGATAGTATCTGTGTTCGGAATCACTGCCATCGCGGCTGGAATCTTCCCATTCAGCAAACGTGCAAAGCAGATTTGGGATGCATCGCCATACAAAGGCTGGAAGGTCTTGGGAATTCCAGCTGTCACCATTGGCGCGATCGTCAATCTGATTTATCTCGGCATCCTTTTCTATTTCTTGATTGTCATGCCCGATTTGGAAGGACTGGTACTTGGATCGGTGATCCTGTACGTTGTAATCTGGGCATTAGGAATCGCGTGGTACTTCTACTGGAAGTCGCGCAATAAGCAAGTAGGCGTGGATGTTAGCATGACATTTGGAGAATTGCCTCCAGACTAG
- the mmsA gene encoding methylmalonate-semialdehyde dehydrogenase (CoA acylating), translating into MEERILQNYINGKWVNSNSGKFREVTNPATAELLAKVPVSTLAEFDEAVQIAQKAYHSWRRVPVTNRIQYLFKLKMLLEEHFEDLARTITLEHGKVLDESRGEMRRAIENVEVACGTPSLAMGDLVEDIAPGIDEMMIRQPLGVVGLISPFNFPAMIAFWYLPYAVATGNTVVVKPSSRVPITMVKMFELMQEAGFPEGVVNLVNGGAEIVDGMLDHPLIKAVGFIGSTPVALHVYSRGAAHGKRVSAGGGAKCPCLILPDADINTTTNIMMDSAFGCSGQRCLAATVAIMIGEADKTFIPAFAEAASKRVTGYGINPDVQMGPVITMQDKVRIEGLVKQGLDEGCEMLVDGRNAVIPGYEKGYFIRPTILTDIPVNGIIHSTEIFGPVLGIMHCNTVDEAIKIVNDHTFGNAASIFTRDGTAAHKFRYEALAGNIGVNIGIAAPMAFFPFSGWKDSFFGDLHGQGKHAIEFFTQTKVVIERWPKEWTRKF; encoded by the coding sequence ATGGAAGAACGTATTTTACAGAACTACATCAATGGGAAATGGGTGAACTCAAATTCAGGGAAATTCAGAGAAGTAACCAACCCTGCAACAGCCGAATTACTGGCAAAAGTACCTGTTTCCACCCTTGCAGAGTTTGATGAGGCGGTTCAAATAGCACAAAAAGCGTATCACAGCTGGCGGCGGGTGCCTGTAACTAACCGTATTCAATATTTATTCAAGCTAAAAATGCTGCTGGAAGAGCATTTTGAAGATCTGGCACGCACGATCACCCTTGAACATGGAAAAGTATTGGATGAGTCACGGGGAGAAATGCGCCGGGCGATTGAAAATGTCGAAGTAGCTTGTGGGACACCTTCCCTGGCAATGGGAGATCTGGTGGAAGATATTGCTCCTGGAATCGATGAAATGATGATTCGCCAGCCGCTTGGTGTCGTTGGGCTTATCTCTCCATTCAATTTCCCGGCAATGATTGCATTCTGGTACTTACCTTATGCGGTAGCTACTGGAAATACGGTAGTCGTGAAACCTTCCAGTCGAGTACCGATCACCATGGTGAAAATGTTCGAGCTCATGCAAGAAGCGGGCTTCCCTGAGGGCGTGGTGAACCTGGTAAATGGCGGGGCAGAGATCGTAGATGGCATGCTTGATCACCCATTGATCAAGGCAGTTGGATTTATTGGATCTACGCCGGTGGCATTACACGTGTACAGCCGCGGGGCAGCGCATGGCAAAAGGGTGTCAGCTGGTGGCGGAGCCAAATGCCCGTGCCTTATCCTGCCCGATGCAGATATCAATACAACCACCAATATCATGATGGACAGCGCATTCGGATGCTCAGGCCAACGTTGCCTGGCAGCGACAGTTGCGATAATGATTGGTGAAGCAGACAAGACCTTCATCCCAGCCTTCGCTGAGGCGGCATCAAAGCGCGTGACCGGTTATGGCATCAATCCCGACGTCCAGATGGGCCCAGTGATCACGATGCAAGATAAAGTGAGGATCGAAGGCTTGGTTAAACAGGGGTTGGATGAAGGCTGCGAAATGCTGGTGGATGGTCGAAATGCGGTGATCCCCGGATATGAAAAAGGTTATTTCATACGGCCAACCATCCTGACTGATATCCCCGTCAATGGCATCATTCACTCAACCGAAATCTTTGGCCCAGTGCTGGGGATCATGCATTGCAATACAGTTGATGAAGCGATAAAAATTGTCAATGACCATACTTTTGGTAATGCTGCTTCAATATTTACTCGTGATGGAACAGCAGCTCACAAATTCCGTTACGAGGCACTTGCGGGCAATATTGGGGTTAATATTGGTATAGCTGCGCCGATGGCATTCTTCCCGTTTAGTGGCTGGAAAGATAGCTTCTTCGGAGATTTGCATGGGCAGGGAAAACATGCAATCGAATTTTTCACTCAGACTAAGGTCGTAATTGAACGTTGGCCAAAGGAGTGGACACGGAAGTTTTAG
- a CDS encoding ATP-binding protein has translation MKVLLVGVGGVGEAIAAIAKPRNWVELIVLSDYNLERAKEVQAKLGDEKRFPAEKVDANRQDQIEALARKYQVDLIMNACDPSFNKPIFDAAFNYGCNYMDMAMTLSEPHPTDPFNKCGIKLGDYQFERSKQWEDKGLLALVGLGVEPGMADVFARYAQDYLFDEIEEIGIRDGANIEVRGYEFAPNFSIWTTIEECLNPPVVWEKERNWFTTQPFSEPEVFDFPEGIGKVEVVNVEHEEVLLIPRWVKCKRVTFKYGLGDQFIGVLKTLHMIGLDNKEPIKVKDVMVAPRDVVAACLPDPAHLGDRMFGKTCAGTWVKGKQDGKSKQVYLYQVADNEECMQKWGCQAVVAQTAFNAVIGWDLLHSGTWTGKGVVGPEALDPVPFMKLMADYGFPYGIKEL, from the coding sequence ATGAAAGTGCTGCTTGTAGGTGTAGGAGGTGTGGGGGAAGCCATTGCGGCAATTGCAAAACCACGAAATTGGGTGGAGCTGATCGTGCTATCCGATTACAACCTTGAGAGAGCTAAGGAAGTTCAGGCAAAACTAGGAGACGAAAAGCGTTTCCCTGCTGAAAAGGTGGACGCCAATCGTCAAGATCAGATTGAAGCCCTCGCTCGAAAATATCAGGTCGATTTGATCATGAATGCCTGTGATCCGTCTTTCAATAAGCCGATATTTGATGCTGCCTTCAATTATGGATGCAATTACATGGATATGGCCATGACATTGTCGGAACCTCATCCGACCGATCCATTTAACAAGTGCGGAATTAAATTGGGTGATTACCAATTTGAACGATCAAAGCAGTGGGAAGATAAGGGATTATTGGCACTCGTTGGTCTAGGTGTGGAGCCTGGAATGGCGGATGTGTTTGCACGTTATGCCCAGGATTACCTGTTTGATGAGATAGAGGAGATCGGCATTCGGGATGGTGCAAATATTGAGGTCCGTGGCTATGAGTTTGCTCCAAACTTCTCCATCTGGACGACAATAGAAGAGTGCTTAAACCCACCCGTCGTTTGGGAAAAGGAACGCAATTGGTTCACAACACAACCGTTTTCCGAGCCAGAAGTATTTGACTTCCCAGAAGGTATAGGAAAAGTTGAAGTAGTAAATGTAGAACATGAAGAGGTCCTGTTAATTCCCCGATGGGTGAAGTGTAAAAGGGTAACCTTTAAATACGGGCTAGGTGACCAATTCATTGGTGTATTGAAAACCCTGCACATGATCGGGTTAGATAATAAGGAACCTATCAAAGTGAAGGATGTGATGGTGGCTCCCCGCGATGTGGTGGCAGCTTGCTTGCCTGATCCGGCTCACCTAGGTGACCGAATGTTCGGCAAAACTTGCGCTGGAACCTGGGTGAAAGGCAAGCAAGACGGGAAATCGAAGCAGGTCTATCTATACCAGGTAGCCGACAACGAAGAATGTATGCAGAAATGGGGTTGCCAGGCAGTGGTCGCTCAAACTGCTTTTAATGCAGTTATCGGGTGGGATCTTCTCCATAGTGGCACCTGGACTGGTAAGGGAGTCGTCGGACCAGAAGCACTGGACCCGGTTCCCTTCATGAAATTAATGGCTGATTATGGCTTCCCCTATGGGATAAAAGAATTATAA
- a CDS encoding 2,5-didehydrogluconate reductase, translating to QLGITIIAYSPLEKGLLTGKYTTERLPRGLLSWRYNKSMMVKISPLLNILQEVSDVHDNTTPGQVALNWLVCKGAVPIPGARNLKQANENAGAMLWSLTDDEVDRLDNAYHSVYKNG from the coding sequence CAATTAGGCATCACAATCATTGCGTATTCTCCATTAGAGAAAGGACTCTTAACCGGGAAATACACAACGGAAAGACTCCCACGGGGTTTATTGTCTTGGCGATATAATAAATCAATGATGGTGAAAATCTCACCATTACTTAATATCTTGCAGGAAGTAAGTGATGTGCATGACAATACCACGCCTGGGCAGGTGGCATTAAATTGGCTTGTTTGCAAAGGAGCGGTGCCCATCCCTGGTGCCCGGAACCTTAAGCAAGCCAATGAAAATGCCGGGGCAATGCTATGGAGCCTGACGGATGACGAGGTAGATAGGCTCGATAATGCATATCATAGTGTTTACAAAAACGGGTAA
- a CDS encoding metallophosphoesterase: protein MGNAIRIFFVTDIHGSNHCYRKYLNALKVYNVDVGILLGDLTGKVLVPLVEKAGGGWETTLMGIHRDINTQEELAELKKTIELLGYYWVHQTPEEFRAYKDDPMLVDKLFKELMMSRLCEWIDLADERLAGSKYKVYMAPGNDDHFEVDQIISDSTAIVNCNNKNVVVGDHEMITFCWANPTPWNTPREKPDEELEPMLEELIATVKDKSNAIFNFHVPPYGFALDLAPELSKDLVQAADRKIHVGSRSVAKMIEKYQPLIGLHGHIHESRGAQKIKKTLIINPGSEYSEGILKGAMIVLEKGKVKDYVFTSG from the coding sequence ATGGGAAATGCGATCAGAATTTTCTTTGTAACCGATATCCATGGCTCGAATCATTGCTATCGGAAATACCTGAATGCCTTGAAAGTCTACAATGTGGATGTTGGCATCCTGCTGGGAGATTTGACCGGCAAAGTACTTGTCCCGCTGGTTGAAAAAGCCGGAGGTGGTTGGGAAACAACCCTGATGGGCATCCATCGGGATATTAATACTCAGGAAGAGCTGGCTGAGCTAAAAAAGACCATCGAGCTCCTGGGGTACTATTGGGTCCACCAGACTCCGGAAGAATTTAGGGCATATAAAGATGATCCGATGTTAGTCGATAAGTTGTTCAAGGAATTGATGATGAGTCGACTGTGCGAATGGATTGACCTGGCTGATGAGCGATTGGCTGGGTCAAAGTATAAAGTATATATGGCTCCGGGAAATGACGACCATTTTGAAGTCGATCAGATTATTTCTGATTCGACAGCAATTGTGAATTGTAACAATAAGAACGTCGTGGTAGGCGATCATGAAATGATTACCTTCTGCTGGGCGAACCCGACACCTTGGAATACTCCCAGGGAAAAACCGGATGAAGAGCTAGAGCCCATGCTTGAAGAACTTATCGCTACGGTAAAAGACAAATCGAATGCGATCTTTAACTTCCACGTACCTCCGTACGGTTTCGCATTAGACCTGGCACCAGAATTAAGTAAGGATTTAGTGCAAGCAGCGGATCGGAAGATCCACGTAGGTAGCCGGTCGGTAGCGAAAATGATAGAAAAATACCAGCCCTTGATAGGTTTACACGGCCACATTCATGAATCAAGGGGTGCACAAAAAATTAAGAAGACTTTGATCATCAATCCAGGTAGTGAATATTCTGAAGGGATTTTAAAAGGTGCGATGATTGTGTTGGAGAAGGGTAAAGTAAAAGATTACGTCTTCACTTCTGGATAG
- a CDS encoding putrescine aminotransferase (catalyzes the formation of 4-aminobutyraldehyde from putrescine and 2-oxoglutarate): MSDTYDEAIAFAQRWTDIIHKSQVTEDEAKAIIDESKYNFAQHFNAGWLDYRKSVTEAGDWACVEWTGSGAIFRDVLGREYIDCLGGYGMMDLGWGNAEVIDNVKAQLGRTPMPSQELIDPLRGVLARLLAMITPGEIKYSFFAASGTEAIEGAIKLAKMYTHKSGFIAATQAFHGKTMGSLSMIGKSDFRVPVGTLYGGPVYHLPFGDADAVEKQLEISKKVGVDIAAVLMEPIQGEAGAIVPPDDFWPRLRELTKQYGVLLIADEVQTGLGRTGKLWGVDHWDVKPDIIALAKSLGGGVMPISAFCSTEEIWQCMMYPNPFIHTTTTGGGALACSAAIAAIKITLRDKLWEQAAAKGDYLIPKLKEIANRYPDIYRGVTGKGLLIGQHFHNPEVGYKVAAGLFKRGVLVAGTLTSAQTVRIEPPLVITYEQIDKLLDRLEDTLNEIVRDQ, from the coding sequence ATGAGCGATACATACGATGAGGCAATTGCATTTGCGCAACGCTGGACGGACATTATTCACAAGTCGCAGGTGACTGAGGATGAAGCAAAAGCGATCATTGATGAGTCAAAATACAACTTTGCACAACATTTCAATGCCGGTTGGCTCGATTATAGAAAATCAGTAACGGAAGCCGGTGATTGGGCTTGCGTGGAGTGGACGGGCTCAGGCGCGATTTTCAGAGATGTACTGGGTCGCGAATATATCGATTGCTTGGGTGGATATGGAATGATGGACCTCGGGTGGGGAAATGCGGAAGTAATTGATAACGTCAAAGCGCAATTAGGGCGCACCCCCATGCCGAGCCAGGAATTAATCGATCCACTGCGTGGGGTACTTGCCAGGTTATTAGCGATGATTACCCCGGGAGAGATCAAGTATAGTTTCTTTGCCGCCAGCGGGACTGAGGCGATTGAAGGGGCGATCAAACTGGCGAAGATGTATACCCACAAAAGTGGATTTATCGCTGCAACCCAAGCCTTTCATGGAAAAACGATGGGATCGTTAAGCATGATAGGAAAATCGGATTTCCGTGTACCGGTAGGCACTTTGTACGGTGGGCCGGTCTACCATCTTCCATTTGGAGATGCCGATGCAGTGGAAAAGCAATTGGAGATCTCCAAGAAGGTCGGTGTAGATATTGCGGCTGTGTTAATGGAACCAATCCAGGGAGAAGCCGGCGCCATCGTTCCTCCAGATGATTTCTGGCCGCGCCTCAGGGAATTAACCAAGCAATATGGTGTGTTGCTGATTGCCGATGAAGTACAGACTGGCCTGGGGAGAACCGGTAAGTTGTGGGGCGTGGATCATTGGGATGTGAAGCCGGATATTATCGCTCTGGCAAAATCACTGGGTGGGGGAGTAATGCCGATCAGTGCTTTCTGCTCTACGGAAGAAATCTGGCAGTGCATGATGTACCCGAACCCGTTTATTCATACAACTACCACTGGTGGTGGCGCCTTGGCTTGCAGCGCAGCGATTGCAGCCATCAAGATCACCTTGCGTGATAAGCTTTGGGAGCAGGCAGCTGCAAAAGGTGATTATCTGATCCCCAAGCTCAAAGAGATTGCCAACCGATATCCAGATATCTACCGAGGTGTGACTGGCAAGGGTCTGTTGATAGGTCAGCATTTCCATAATCCAGAGGTAGGGTATAAAGTTGCCGCAGGCTTATTTAAACGAGGCGTATTGGTCGCGGGGACGCTGACCAGTGCTCAAACGGTTCGTATCGAACCTCCATTAGTAATCACCTATGAGCAGATTGATAAACTACTTGATCGCCTCGAAGATACGCTAAACGAAATCGTACGAGATCAATAA